In a genomic window of Rhodovulum sp. P5:
- the cysG gene encoding siroheme synthase CysG: MKTFPMFLTLSGREVVIAGGGEQAAQKARLILKTEADLTLVAPELDPELAALVAAGRARHHAGAICPACFGDAALVFIATGCPGVDRALHALAKEAGALVNVVDQPALCDAVTPSIVDRDPVVVAIGTEGTAPVLARQIKTRVEQMLEPRLGDLAAMAGRMREAVAARVPADRRRAFWRWVFDGAPRTLHASGAERDAARALKAAMEEGRAPDACETGLISLVGAGPGARDLLTLRAVQRLQEADVIFYDRLVDPEVLELARRDAERVYVGKAVGAHAWPQEKIDAVIVAAAKRGQRVVRLKSGDPGIFGRATEELDAARQNGIAVEVVPGVTAASAAAAATGRALTERGATDRVVFATGTCRPGDADPDWASLLLPGTTLALYMAVSKAPAVQANLLSAGVSPDSEVELVASASTTGETVTRCPLSDLAATVVAQKVQNPAIIFIRRPKTAAIMVETSPNVAADASGPAPAQMPRLAALA, from the coding sequence ATGAAGACCTTCCCGATGTTCCTGACCCTTTCAGGCCGCGAAGTAGTGATTGCCGGCGGCGGAGAGCAGGCGGCGCAAAAGGCGCGCCTGATCCTGAAGACCGAGGCCGATCTGACCCTTGTGGCGCCAGAACTTGACCCCGAACTGGCCGCGCTGGTTGCCGCGGGCCGCGCACGGCACCACGCCGGTGCGATCTGCCCTGCGTGCTTTGGCGATGCGGCGCTGGTCTTCATCGCGACGGGCTGTCCGGGGGTCGACCGGGCCTTGCACGCCTTGGCGAAAGAGGCCGGCGCACTGGTGAACGTGGTGGACCAGCCCGCCTTGTGCGATGCGGTGACCCCCTCCATCGTCGACCGCGACCCGGTGGTCGTGGCCATCGGAACCGAGGGAACCGCCCCGGTTCTGGCCCGCCAGATCAAGACCCGGGTCGAGCAGATGCTGGAGCCGCGCCTTGGCGATCTGGCCGCCATGGCGGGGCGGATGCGCGAGGCGGTGGCCGCCCGCGTGCCGGCCGACCGGCGCCGGGCGTTCTGGCGCTGGGTGTTCGACGGTGCGCCGCGTACCCTGCATGCCTCTGGCGCCGAACGCGACGCAGCCCGCGCCCTGAAGGCGGCGATGGAGGAAGGCCGCGCCCCCGACGCGTGCGAAACCGGGCTGATCAGTCTCGTCGGCGCGGGCCCCGGTGCGCGCGACCTGCTGACCCTGCGTGCGGTTCAACGCCTGCAAGAGGCCGACGTGATCTTCTATGACCGGCTGGTCGATCCGGAGGTGCTGGAACTTGCCCGCCGCGATGCAGAGCGTGTCTATGTGGGCAAGGCCGTCGGTGCCCATGCCTGGCCACAGGAAAAGATCGACGCGGTGATCGTGGCCGCCGCGAAACGCGGGCAGCGGGTGGTGCGGCTGAAAAGCGGCGATCCGGGCATCTTCGGCCGCGCGACCGAGGAGTTGGACGCCGCGCGGCAGAACGGCATCGCCGTGGAGGTCGTGCCCGGCGTGACGGCCGCCTCTGCCGCCGCGGCCGCCACGGGGCGCGCGCTGACCGAAAGGGGCGCGACCGACCGGGTGGTCTTCGCGACCGGCACCTGCCGCCCCGGCGATGCCGACCCGGACTGGGCCAGCCTGCTGCTTCCCGGCACGACGCTGGCGCTTTACATGGCGGTCAGCAAGGCCCCCGCGGTGCAGGCCAACCTGCTGTCCGCCGGCGTGTCCCCGGACAGCGAGGTCGAACTCGTCGCGTCCGCCTCCACCACCGGGGAGACGGTGACGCGCTGCCCCCTGTCTGACCTCGCGGCCACTGTTGTGGCGCAGAAGGTTCAGAACCCCGCGATCATCTTCATTCGTCGGCCGAAGACAGCCGCGATCATGGTCGAGACCTCGCCGAACGTGGCGGCCGACGCCAGCGGACCGGCACCGGCACAAATGCCCCGTCTGGCCGCACTGGCCTGA
- the gyrB gene encoding DNA topoisomerase (ATP-hydrolyzing) subunit B: MAENAARTDDYGADSIKVLKGLEAVRKRPGMYIGDTDDGSGLHHMVYEVVDNGIDEALAGHADAVTVTIHPDSSVSVSDNGRGIPVGIHEEEGVSAAEVIMTQLHAGGKFDQNSYKVSGGLHGVGVSVVNALSDWLELRIWRDGKEHFARFEHGETSEHLAVVGDAGDRTGTEVRFLASLATFSNLDYSFKTLENRLRELAFLNSGVQISLQDLRGAEPQKVEMHYEGGVREFVRYLDRHKTALMPDPIFMEGERDGIGVEVAMWWNDSYHETVLPFTNNIPQRDGGTHLAGFRGALTRTINGYATSSGLAKREKVSFSGDDAREGLTCVLSVKVPDPKFSSQTKDKLVSSEVRPAVESLVNEKLAEWFEEHPQEARQIVGKIVEAALAREAARKARELTRRKTAMDVASLPGKLADCQEKDPGHSELFLVEGDSAGGSAKQGRARANQAVLPLRGKILNVERARFDRMLSSQEIGTLITALGTGIGRDEFDISKLRYHKIIIMTDADVDGAHIRTLLLTFFFRQMPEIIEGGFLYIAQPPLYKVSRGKSEVYLKDQGALEDYLIEMGIEGAVLRLGSGEEIVGADLARVVEEARHVRRILQAFPTHYPSHILEQAAIAGAFLPGQVDADLQGTADRVAARLDLIAAEYERGWQGRPTQDKGMRFTRILRGVEEVRVLDGPVLRSPEAGRLGSLTDKLRDVYGTPATLLRKDRDQTINAPSELLAAILGEGEKGLSLQRYKGLGEMNPDQLWETTLDPEARTLLQVRVADVAEADDIFTKLMGDVVEPRREFIQQNALSVANLDF, translated from the coding sequence ATGGCGGAAAACGCAGCCCGGACCGACGACTACGGCGCAGATTCCATCAAGGTTCTCAAGGGGTTGGAGGCGGTGCGCAAGCGCCCCGGCATGTATATCGGGGACACCGACGACGGCTCGGGCCTGCACCACATGGTGTACGAGGTCGTAGATAACGGCATCGACGAGGCGCTGGCCGGCCATGCGGATGCCGTGACCGTCACGATCCACCCCGATTCCAGCGTGTCGGTCAGCGACAACGGCCGCGGCATTCCTGTGGGCATCCACGAGGAGGAGGGCGTCAGCGCGGCCGAGGTCATCATGACCCAGCTGCATGCGGGCGGGAAATTCGACCAGAACTCCTACAAGGTGTCGGGCGGTCTGCATGGCGTGGGCGTCAGCGTTGTGAACGCGCTTTCGGATTGGCTGGAGTTGCGCATCTGGCGCGACGGCAAGGAGCATTTCGCCCGCTTCGAGCATGGGGAAACGTCGGAGCATCTGGCGGTCGTGGGGGACGCCGGCGACCGAACCGGTACCGAGGTGCGGTTCCTCGCCTCCCTCGCGACGTTTTCCAACCTCGATTACAGTTTCAAGACGCTGGAAAACCGGCTCCGCGAACTGGCCTTCCTGAATTCCGGCGTGCAGATTTCGCTGCAGGACCTGCGGGGGGCAGAGCCCCAGAAGGTCGAGATGCATTACGAGGGCGGGGTGCGGGAATTCGTGCGATACCTCGACCGGCACAAGACCGCCCTTATGCCCGATCCGATTTTCATGGAGGGGGAGCGCGACGGCATCGGCGTCGAGGTCGCGATGTGGTGGAACGACAGCTATCATGAAACCGTCCTGCCCTTCACCAACAACATCCCGCAGCGGGACGGCGGCACCCATCTGGCGGGTTTTCGTGGTGCGCTGACCCGCACGATCAACGGCTACGCGACTTCCAGCGGGTTGGCGAAGCGGGAGAAGGTCAGCTTTAGCGGCGACGATGCGCGCGAGGGGCTGACCTGTGTGTTGTCGGTCAAGGTGCCCGATCCGAAGTTCAGCAGCCAGACCAAGGACAAGCTGGTCAGTTCCGAGGTGCGGCCCGCCGTCGAAAGCCTCGTGAACGAGAAACTCGCCGAGTGGTTCGAGGAACATCCCCAAGAGGCGCGCCAGATCGTCGGCAAGATTGTCGAGGCGGCGCTGGCACGCGAAGCGGCGCGCAAGGCCCGCGAACTGACCCGGCGGAAAACGGCGATGGACGTGGCCAGCCTGCCCGGCAAGCTGGCCGATTGTCAGGAAAAGGACCCCGGCCATTCGGAACTGTTCCTGGTGGAGGGCGACAGCGCCGGCGGTTCGGCCAAGCAGGGGCGGGCCCGGGCCAATCAGGCGGTGCTGCCGCTTCGGGGCAAGATCCTGAACGTGGAACGGGCCCGCTTTGACCGGATGCTCAGCAGTCAGGAGATCGGGACGCTGATCACGGCGCTTGGCACCGGGATCGGGCGGGATGAATTCGACATTTCGAAGCTGCGCTATCACAAGATCATCATCATGACCGATGCGGATGTGGACGGCGCCCATATCCGCACGCTGCTGTTGACGTTCTTCTTCCGGCAGATGCCCGAGATCATCGAAGGGGGGTTCCTCTACATCGCGCAGCCGCCGCTTTACAAGGTCAGCCGCGGCAAGTCCGAGGTCTACCTGAAGGACCAGGGCGCGCTTGAGGACTACCTGATCGAGATGGGGATCGAGGGCGCCGTTCTGCGCCTTGGCTCGGGCGAGGAGATCGTGGGCGCCGACCTTGCCCGCGTGGTGGAAGAGGCGCGGCATGTGCGCCGCATCCTTCAGGCCTTCCCGACCCACTACCCGTCCCACATCCTTGAACAGGCCGCGATTGCGGGGGCCTTCTTGCCCGGGCAGGTCGATGCCGATCTGCAGGGCACGGCCGACCGGGTGGCCGCCCGGCTGGACCTGATTGCCGCGGAATACGAACGGGGCTGGCAGGGCCGCCCGACGCAGGACAAGGGGATGCGGTTTACCCGTATCCTGCGCGGCGTCGAAGAGGTGCGCGTGCTGGACGGCCCCGTCCTGCGCTCGCCCGAGGCCGGACGGCTTGGCAGCCTGACCGACAAGTTGCGCGATGTGTATGGCACGCCCGCCACGCTGCTGCGCAAGGATCGGGACCAGACGATCAATGCGCCCTCGGAACTACTGGCGGCGATCCTTGGCGAGGGCGAGAAGGGCCTCAGCCTGCAGCGCTACAAGGGTTTGGGTGAAATGAACCCCGACCAGCTATGGGAAACCACCCTCGACCCCGAGGCGCGGACCTTGCTGCAGGTACGCGTGGCCGATGTGGCCGAGGCCGACGACATCTTCACCAAGCTGATGGGCGATGTGGTCGAACCCCGGCGCGAATTCATCCAGCAGAATGCCCTCAGCGTGGCGAACCTGGACTTCTAG
- a CDS encoding LysE family translocator, with product MTITPGDLALYAGALFILFLTPGPVWVALTARALSGGFNAAWPLALGVVIGDALWPLLAILGVAWIVSVFDGFLVVLRTVASLVFLGMGVLLLRHPGASIAEDSRLTRPGMWAGFLAGLAVILGNPKAILFYMGVLPGFFDLAAIRPPDIAAIMAISMAVPFLGNLIFALFVDRARRILTSPAALRRTNRIAGMLLIGVGLIIPFA from the coding sequence ATGACGATCACGCCGGGCGATCTTGCGCTTTATGCGGGCGCGCTTTTCATCCTGTTTCTGACGCCCGGCCCGGTCTGGGTGGCGTTGACCGCGCGCGCCCTTTCGGGCGGGTTCAATGCGGCATGGCCGCTGGCCCTGGGCGTGGTGATCGGCGACGCGCTTTGGCCGCTGCTGGCGATTCTGGGCGTCGCGTGGATCGTATCGGTCTTCGACGGGTTTCTTGTGGTGCTGCGCACCGTGGCGAGCCTTGTCTTTCTGGGCATGGGCGTTCTGCTGTTGCGTCACCCGGGTGCCAGCATCGCCGAGGACAGCCGCCTGACGCGCCCGGGCATGTGGGCGGGATTCCTGGCGGGGCTTGCGGTGATCCTGGGCAATCCCAAGGCGATCCTGTTTTACATGGGGGTGTTGCCGGGGTTCTTCGATCTGGCCGCGATCCGGCCACCGGACATTGCCGCGATCATGGCCATTTCGATGGCCGTGCCGTTCCTTGGCAACCTGATTTTCGCCCTGTTCGTCGACCGGGCGCGGCGCATCCTGACCTCGCCTGCGGCGCTGAGACGGACAAACCGCATCGCGGGGATGCTGCTGATCGGGGTGGGGCTGATTATCCCCTTTGCCTGA
- the recF gene encoding DNA replication/repair protein RecF, protein MPRLALTEITLSQFRSHARAHLSMDERPVAIFGPNGAGKTNLLEAVSLVSPGRGLRRSAAPDMARAPGALGWKVRAVLRSLRDVHEVETWAEPGGPRQVRIDGKPAPQVALGRIARVLWMVPAMDRLWTEGAEGRRRFLDRVTLSFEPGHADAVLTYDKAMRERNRLLKDDVRDAHWYAALEGRMAEAGATIGANRRAALSRLDVAQQGAETAFPRAALALSGPDGADPGTAEDLAAALAAGRGRDMAAGRTLTGPHRADLEAVFEAKDMPAHLCSTGEQKALLIAVVLANARALSGAFGAPPLLLLDEVAAHLDAGRRAALFDEVCALGAQAWMTGTGAELFKALGPRAQYLEVAEAGGASTVSEGAIP, encoded by the coding sequence ATGCCCCGGCTGGCGCTGACCGAGATCACCCTTTCCCAGTTCCGGTCCCATGCCCGGGCGCATCTGTCGATGGACGAGCGCCCCGTTGCGATCTTCGGTCCGAACGGGGCGGGCAAGACCAATCTTCTGGAAGCCGTGTCCCTGGTGTCGCCGGGCCGGGGCCTTCGCCGGTCCGCCGCGCCGGACATGGCCCGCGCCCCCGGAGCACTGGGCTGGAAGGTCCGCGCGGTGCTGCGGTCCTTGCGTGATGTGCACGAGGTGGAGACTTGGGCCGAACCCGGCGGACCGCGGCAGGTGCGGATCGACGGCAAGCCCGCCCCGCAGGTCGCGCTGGGCCGGATTGCGCGGGTTCTGTGGATGGTGCCGGCGATGGATCGGTTGTGGACCGAAGGGGCCGAGGGGCGGCGTCGGTTCCTGGATCGCGTGACGCTGAGCTTTGAGCCGGGCCATGCCGACGCGGTGCTGACCTATGACAAGGCCATGCGGGAACGGAACCGCCTGCTGAAGGACGACGTCCGGGATGCGCATTGGTACGCGGCGCTGGAGGGCCGGATGGCCGAGGCCGGGGCAACCATCGGCGCCAACCGGCGGGCGGCGCTGTCTCGCCTTGACGTGGCACAGCAGGGGGCGGAGACGGCCTTTCCGCGGGCGGCGCTGGCCCTGTCGGGCCCGGACGGGGCCGACCCGGGCACGGCGGAGGATTTGGCGGCGGCTCTGGCGGCGGGGCGGGGCCGGGACATGGCCGCCGGCCGTACCCTGACCGGGCCGCACCGGGCCGATCTGGAGGCCGTGTTCGAGGCCAAGGACATGCCGGCGCATCTGTGTTCCACCGGCGAGCAGAAGGCGCTGTTGATCGCGGTGGTCCTTGCCAATGCCCGGGCGCTGAGCGGAGCGTTCGGCGCGCCGCCGCTTCTGCTGCTGGACGAGGTTGCCGCGCATCTCGATGCCGGGCGTCGGGCCGCGCTGTTCGATGAGGTATGCGCCCTTGGCGCGCAGGCGTGGATGACCGGAACGGGGGCGGAGCTGTTCAAGGCGCTGGGCCCCCGGGCGCAGTATCTTGAAGTGGCCGAGGCCGGGGGCGCAAGCACGGTTTCCGAAGGGGCGATACCATGA
- the dnaN gene encoding DNA polymerase III subunit beta produces the protein MKISIERGALLKAVGQAQSVVERRNTIPILANVLIEAEGASVSFRATDLDIEVVDKVQAMVERAGATTVPAVTLHEIVRKLPDGALVELSDDGASGRLEVRAGRSHFTLATLPKEDFPVMASSEYTSNFSAEAPVLRRLFDKSKFAISTEETRYYLNGVYMHVADGEDGRVLRCVATDGHRLARIDAALPAGAETMPGVIVPRKTVGELRKLLEDDDTQIAVSVSETKVRFATPEITLTSKVIDGTFPDYSRVIPAGNTRRLEVDAAEFARAVDRVATVSSERSRAVKLALDEDRMVLSVNAPDSGAAEEELAVAYGDEKLEIGFNAKYLLEIASQVDRENAVFLFNSAGDPTLMREGNDESAVYVVMPMRV, from the coding sequence ATGAAGATCAGCATCGAACGCGGCGCGCTTTTGAAGGCGGTCGGTCAGGCGCAATCGGTGGTGGAACGTCGCAACACCATCCCGATCCTTGCCAATGTGCTGATCGAGGCGGAGGGCGCCAGCGTCAGCTTCCGCGCGACGGACCTGGATATAGAGGTCGTCGACAAGGTGCAGGCCATGGTGGAGCGGGCCGGGGCAACGACGGTGCCCGCCGTGACCTTGCACGAGATCGTGCGCAAATTGCCCGACGGGGCCTTGGTGGAACTCTCTGACGATGGCGCGTCCGGGCGGTTGGAGGTGCGGGCCGGACGGTCCCATTTCACGCTGGCGACCCTGCCGAAGGAAGACTTCCCGGTGATGGCGTCCTCGGAATACACCTCCAACTTCTCCGCCGAGGCGCCGGTGCTGCGGCGGCTGTTCGACAAGTCGAAATTCGCCATCTCGACCGAGGAAACGCGCTACTACCTCAACGGCGTCTACATGCATGTGGCCGATGGCGAGGACGGCCGGGTTCTGCGCTGCGTCGCGACCGACGGGCACCGGCTGGCGCGGATCGACGCTGCGCTGCCGGCGGGGGCCGAGACCATGCCGGGCGTGATCGTGCCGCGCAAGACCGTGGGCGAGTTGCGCAAGCTGCTGGAAGACGACGACACCCAGATCGCGGTATCGGTCAGCGAAACCAAGGTGCGGTTTGCCACGCCCGAGATCACGCTGACCTCCAAGGTCATTGACGGCACCTTCCCCGACTATTCCCGGGTCATTCCGGCGGGCAACACCCGGCGTCTGGAAGTCGATGCCGCGGAATTCGCCCGCGCCGTCGACCGCGTGGCCACCGTCAGTTCCGAACGCTCCCGCGCGGTCAAGCTGGCGCTGGACGAGGACCGGATGGTGCTGTCGGTCAACGCACCCGACAGCGGTGCCGCGGAAGAAGAACTGGCCGTCGCCTATGGCGACGAGAAGCTGGAGATCGGCTTCAACGCCAAGTACCTGCTGGAAATCGCCAGCCAGGTGGATCGTGAAAACGCGGTCTTCCTGTTCAATTCCGCGGGCGATCCGACCCTGATGCGCGAAGGCAACGACGAGTCGGCCGTCTATGTCGTGATGCCGATGCGCGTGTGA
- the dnaA gene encoding chromosomal replication initiator protein DnaA codes for MKDETWGRICENLEKAIGKNNFVTWIAPLEFRTLEDGVAEFSVPTTFVGDWVKRHYGDKILENMTQNGVMADRLVFSVASGRNDVAVPANRSSAPAGAEARADADLPGAPLDARFTFDTFVTGKPNALAHAAARRVAEGGAVTFNPLFLYGGVGLGKTHLMHAIAWELLERSPEKKVVYLSAEQFMYRFVQALRERDMMGFKSLFRSVDVLMVDDVQFIAGKDSTQEEFFHTFNALVDQNKQIVISADRAPGEIKDMEDRIRSRLQCGLVVDLHPTDYELRLGILQQKVDMYRTQYPGLAIADGVLEFLAHRISTNVRVLEGALTRLFAFASLVGKEITLDLAQDCLADILRTTDRKVTVEEIQRKVSEHYNMRLADMIGPKRHRTIARPRQIAMYLSKHLTSRSLPEIGRRFGGRDHTTVMHAVKRIDELRLSDPQIDEDLELLRRMLDA; via the coding sequence ATGAAAGACGAAACGTGGGGGCGGATCTGTGAAAACCTGGAAAAGGCTATTGGAAAGAACAACTTCGTAACTTGGATCGCACCCCTCGAATTCCGGACGCTTGAGGACGGGGTGGCAGAGTTTTCCGTTCCGACCACCTTTGTCGGCGACTGGGTCAAGCGGCACTATGGCGACAAGATTCTGGAAAACATGACGCAGAATGGCGTGATGGCCGATCGTCTGGTGTTCTCGGTCGCGTCCGGTCGCAATGACGTGGCGGTGCCGGCCAACCGGTCATCGGCCCCCGCCGGGGCCGAGGCGCGCGCCGATGCTGATCTGCCCGGTGCCCCGCTGGATGCGCGGTTCACCTTCGACACCTTCGTCACCGGCAAGCCCAACGCGCTGGCCCATGCCGCGGCCCGCCGGGTCGCCGAAGGCGGCGCTGTCACCTTCAACCCGCTGTTCCTTTACGGCGGTGTGGGGCTTGGCAAGACGCACCTGATGCACGCCATCGCGTGGGAGCTTCTGGAACGGTCGCCGGAAAAGAAGGTCGTCTATCTCTCGGCGGAGCAGTTCATGTACCGCTTCGTGCAGGCGCTGCGCGAACGCGACATGATGGGGTTCAAGTCGCTCTTTCGGTCGGTCGATGTGCTGATGGTCGATGACGTGCAGTTCATCGCCGGCAAGGACAGCACGCAGGAGGAGTTCTTCCACACCTTCAACGCGCTGGTGGACCAGAACAAGCAGATCGTGATTTCCGCCGACCGCGCGCCGGGGGAGATCAAGGACATGGAAGACCGCATCCGCAGCCGCCTGCAATGCGGTCTTGTCGTCGATCTGCATCCCACGGACTATGAATTGCGGCTGGGCATCCTTCAGCAGAAGGTGGACATGTACCGCACGCAGTATCCCGGCCTTGCCATCGCCGATGGCGTTCTGGAATTCCTCGCCCACCGGATTTCCACGAATGTCCGTGTACTCGAAGGGGCGCTGACCCGGCTTTTCGCTTTCGCCTCTCTGGTGGGTAAGGAAATCACGCTGGATCTGGCACAGGATTGTCTGGCCGACATCCTGCGCACGACCGACCGCAAGGTGACGGTCGAGGAAATCCAGCGCAAGGTGAGCGAGCACTACAACATGCGCCTTGCCGACATGATCGGGCCCAAGCGGCACCGCACCATCGCGCGGCCGCGGCAGATCGCGATGTATCTGTCCAAGCACCTGACCTCGCGCAGTCTGCCCGAGATCGGGCGCCGGTTCGGAGGGCGCGACCACACCACCGTGATGCATGCTGTCAAGCGCATCGACGAGCTGCGGTTGAGCGATCCGCAGATCGACGAGGATCTGGAACTGTTGCGCAGGATGCTCGACGCCTGA
- the rpsT gene encoding 30S ribosomal protein S20, translating to MANSPQAKKRARQNERRYAVNKARRSRIRTYLRKVEEAIASGDKDAAATALREAQPELMRGVTKGVVHKNTAARKMSRLSARVKALGS from the coding sequence ATGGCAAATTCGCCCCAAGCCAAGAAACGCGCCCGCCAGAACGAGCGCCGCTATGCCGTGAACAAGGCGCGTCGTTCGCGCATCCGGACCTACCTGCGCAAGGTCGAAGAGGCGATCGCCTCTGGCGACAAGGACGCCGCGGCAACCGCCCTGCGCGAGGCGCAGCCGGAACTGATGCGCGGCGTGACCAAGGGCGTCGTTCACAAGAACACCGCCGCGCGGAAGATGTCGCGCCTGTCCGCCCGCGTGAAGGCGCTGGGCAGCTAA
- a CDS encoding enoyl-CoA hydratase: MAYKTLIVEIEDHVALIRLNRPDALNALNGELMAELADAVTEANDNDRVRCIVLTGSEKAFAAGADIREMSEKSFVDVFTGDLFTRETERFLACRKPIIAAVSGYALGGGCELAMMCDFIIAADTAKFGQPEINLGVVAGIGGTQRLTRVVGKSKAMDMHLTGRFMDAEEAERSGLVSRVVPAKKLMEEAMAAAGKIAEKSAITTMAVKECVNRSYETTLREGLLFERRMFHALFATEDQTEGMQAFVDKREPQFRDK, from the coding sequence ATGGCTTACAAGACGCTGATCGTCGAGATCGAGGACCACGTGGCGCTGATCCGCCTGAACCGGCCCGACGCGCTGAACGCCCTGAATGGCGAGTTGATGGCCGAACTGGCCGACGCCGTGACCGAGGCGAACGACAACGACCGGGTGCGTTGCATCGTCCTGACGGGGTCGGAAAAGGCCTTTGCCGCGGGGGCCGATATCCGCGAGATGAGCGAGAAGAGTTTCGTCGACGTCTTTACCGGCGACCTGTTCACGCGCGAAACCGAACGCTTTCTGGCCTGCCGCAAGCCGATCATCGCGGCGGTGTCGGGCTATGCGCTGGGCGGCGGATGCGAACTGGCGATGATGTGCGACTTCATCATCGCGGCCGACACCGCCAAGTTCGGCCAGCCCGAGATCAACCTGGGCGTCGTGGCCGGGATCGGTGGCACCCAGCGCCTGACCCGCGTCGTGGGCAAGTCGAAAGCGATGGATATGCATCTGACCGGCCGCTTCATGGACGCGGAAGAGGCGGAACGCTCCGGCCTTGTCAGTCGGGTGGTCCCCGCCAAGAAGCTGATGGAAGAGGCGATGGCCGCCGCCGGCAAGATCGCCGAGAAATCCGCCATCACCACCATGGCCGTCAAGGAATGCGTCAACCGCAGCTATGAGACGACCCTGCGCGAGGGCCTGCTGTTCGAGCGGCGGATGTTCCACGCGCTCTTTGCCACCGAAGACCAGACCGAGGGCATGCAGGCCTTCGTCGACAAGCGGGAACCGCAATTCCGCGACAAGTGA
- the mutM gene encoding bifunctional DNA-formamidopyrimidine glycosylase/DNA-(apurinic or apyrimidinic site) lyase, which yields MPELPEVETVRRGLAPVMEGRVIAAAQVNRPDLRWALPEGMAERLTGARVLRLGRRSKYILAELSTEETLLIHLGMSGRMLISGDMPGAFHHPVAAPQKHDHVVLDMDGGARITFNDARRFGAMDLIDTARLGDHWLLADLGPEPLGNAFHEDYLVARLKGRMTPIKAALLDQRIVAGLGNIYVCEVLHRAGISPRRKAGRIAAPRVARLVPVIRAVLEEAIAAGGSSLRDYRHTDGELGYFQHSFRVYAQEGRPCLTPGCGGTIARITQSGRSSFYCPQCQR from the coding sequence ATGCCCGAATTGCCCGAGGTCGAGACAGTGCGTCGCGGGCTTGCCCCCGTGATGGAGGGGCGGGTGATCGCGGCCGCGCAGGTCAACCGCCCCGACCTGCGTTGGGCCCTGCCCGAAGGCATGGCAGAGCGTCTGACCGGGGCGCGGGTGCTGCGGCTCGGGCGGCGGTCGAAATATATCCTTGCGGAGCTTTCCACCGAGGAGACGCTGTTGATCCATCTGGGCATGTCGGGGCGGATGCTGATCTCGGGCGATATGCCCGGGGCGTTCCACCATCCCGTCGCCGCCCCGCAGAAGCACGACCATGTCGTTCTGGACATGGACGGGGGGGCACGGATTACCTTTAACGACGCCCGGCGCTTCGGCGCGATGGACCTGATCGATACCGCGCGCCTGGGCGACCACTGGCTGCTGGCAGATCTCGGCCCCGAACCGCTGGGCAATGCTTTTCACGAGGACTATCTTGTCGCGCGGCTCAAGGGACGGATGACGCCGATCAAGGCGGCGCTGCTGGATCAGCGGATCGTGGCGGGCCTGGGCAACATCTATGTCTGCGAGGTGCTGCACCGGGCGGGAATTTCGCCCCGGCGCAAGGCCGGGCGCATCGCCGCGCCGCGGGTCGCCCGATTGGTTCCGGTGATCCGCGCGGTGTTGGAGGAGGCCATCGCGGCCGGTGGGTCAAGTTTGCGTGACTATCGGCATACGGACGGCGAACTTGGCTATTTCCAGCACAGTTTCCGGGTCTACGCGCAGGAAGGCCGACCCTGCCTGACGCCGGGGTGTGGCGGCACGATTGCCCGAATCACGCAGTCGGGGCGATCGAGCTTCTACTGCCCGCAATGCCAAAGATAA